CACCGGCCCGTCCTTGCAGACCCGCTTATATCCTTCAGACGTTTTGACCACACATCCCATGCAGGCACCTATGCCGCAGGGCATATGGTTTTCCAGGCAGATCTGGCAGTCAAGCTTGAATTTCCTGGAGATCTCAGAGACTTTTTTGAGCATCGGATTTGGACCGCAGGCGAAGAATTTCGTCCTCTTTGCCTTAATCCTTCTACTTTGAAGCTCCTGAAAAAAAAGCTCAGTAATCATCCCCTTATATCCTGAGCTTCCATCCTCTGTGGCTAAATGGAGTCTTATTCCGGTGGAAACGATCTCGTTTATAAGGAGGCATTCATCTTTCCCCTTGACTCCAAAAAAAAGAGTGATTTTCTCAGGATTAAATTTCTTCGTAAGAAGAGAATTAATAAGATAAAATAAGGGTGCTATTCCCATCCCCCCGGCTAAGAGTACTGCATTTTCATCCTTTGCAGGCAAAGAAAACGAATTCCCCAAAGGACCTAAGAGGTCTATTTTTTCTCCAGGTTTTTTTTCGGAAAGGATTTGGGTTCCTGGCCCAACCACTTTGAAGAGAAGCTCAAAATTATTCTTTTCCTTTTCCACCTGATGAATGCTGAAAGCCCTTCTTAAAAGGGGAGAATATGACTCGTTCACCCTCAGATGACAGAAGTTCCCGGGCAAAGCTTTTTTCGAAACAGAGGGCGAGTGAATCTTTAAACGGAAGAGTCTCTCACCTAAGTTTTCGACTGAAAGGAGCAGCCCTTCTTCTTTCCTCTGGTTCATCTTTCCCCTTTTTTATCCATTTAAGGGATATATTTATTTCCTCATTGTTGCGGTTGCTGAGGAGGGACAACCTCTACCTCATACAAGAACCAATCATTTAATTGCACCGGGTTAATCAGCGTCGGGTCGAACTCTGTCCTTAAGGCTGCATCTTTAGCCGCGTCATCAATTTCCTGATTATTCAAGGAATTTACTACAGCCACATCCGTGACCTTTCCGGTGAAATCTATCTTTATCTTCAAACCCACCTTGCCCTTGATCCCGGTCTCAAGCTGAGCCTGGGGGTAGTAAAAAATACCTTTGACTTTCGGCGCAGGAGCTTTGGGTATTCCTGAAGGCACAGGTGTAGTTTTGGTAGAATCCGCAGTGGTGTCAGAAGGTGCTGGTTGAGTTGTCTGAGGCGGAGGCAGAGGAGCCTTGACCACTTTAATCCCCAGTCTCTTCTTGGCAAAATCAGCATACTCGGTTTGCGGGTATTTGTCGATTATCGCCTGGTAAGCCAAAGCCACACTGCTATCTCCCGGATTCTGATATTGCTCCAAACTCCAGGCCAGGGCACACTCGGCTTTACAGGCATACCTGGATTGAGGGTAATCGCTGACTATTTTCTGGAGGATCACCCTGGCCGAATCAACCATTCTTTCCTGGAAAAGCAGGCTTTCTGCCACCGCATACTCCTTTTCAGCCAGGTTCACCTGCAGAGACTCCTCTGGCAGGGAAAGATACGCCAGTGCATTTTTAGAGTAATCGCTATTAGGATACTGTTCTATAATCTTATGATAATACTCCTTGGCTTTGGCGCTGTCCTGATAAATATTCTCGTAAATCCAGGCCACCGCGTAAACGGATTTAGGCGCATATTCACTTTCCGGATATTTATCCACTACGGTCTGGTATTCAGTCAAAGCCGATTCAGGCAGGTTCATCTCGGTAAGGTAAAATTCCGCTAAATGGAAAAAGGGCTCAGCTACTTTCAACGATTCCTCTTTTGTCACCTGTTCCTGAAAACTGGATAATTTAGAGATGTCCGCACTTTTCTCTAAAGATAATCTGGCAAAGGGTGAGGCTGGCCTGTCGGTCTTTGTCTTGTCGAATAATTCCTGGGCTTTTTTCAGGTCGCGCTTCTCCTCCAGATTTATCAAGCCAGCCCGATAATACGCTTCAGCCGATTCTTCGGTCCGGGGAAAAGTCAGAGTTATCTCCTCATACTTTTTTAAAGCCTGGTCCAGACTGTCGGAAAGCTTGTACCCGTCAGCTATTTTCAGCTCTATCCGGGGAAGATATTTGGTATACTTTTTCTCCCTGGATAAATCTAAGAAGATCTTCAATCCTTCTTTATAATCCTTTAAGCTATAGGCCGATTCCCCGGTCCAGTAAATAGATTGGTAGAGCAGATCTCCCTGCTTCCCGTATTTTCTTACTTTGGAAAAGCTTTCCTTGGCCTGGGTAAAATCTTTTAACTCGAAATACCCTTGGCCGATCCTGAACTGTGCTTCAGGGTTGAGCTCATCTTTAGGGTATTGTTCCAGCATCCGCTTGTAGAAGTTTATCGCCTCAGCATATTCACCCTCCTCGAATTTGATCTCCCCTAATTCGAAGCAGACCTCGGATTTTCTTTTCTTCATTTTTGGATTATCCAAAAGGGAGATCAATGCTTCGGTGGCTTCTACTTTGTTACCCTGTTTATAGCGGCTTAACCCCAGATAATAATAGGATTCCTCGACCAGGTTGCTTTTAGGGAAACTGCTGACCAGCTCCTGAAATTTCCTCTCCGCCTTAGGATAATCCCCCAGATTGTAATATGACTTTCCAATGAGGAACAGGGCATCATCCACCCATTTGGATTTAGGATTAAAGGTCAGGACCTTGGAGGCTTTTTTAATAGCATCCTGGTAGTCCTTAACCTCTGTGCCTGAGGCTACCTCTCTTTTTGCTTTCTTCTGAGACTTCTCCGCCTTCTTATATGTCTCCTCTGCATGATAAAAGGTGTTATAATATACACAGGAAAAACTAAAAAGCAAAAGGAGTGTGCAGATAAAAATTACTTTTCTCATTCGGAAAACTCCTCCGGTTGCACCCAGCCAGAAGAAAGACCACTAAGGTTAAAATAATCTAAAGCCAGATCGTATTCTTGCTTCTTTATTCTCCGGTCCAGCGGGGGGAAGCTTTTTGCCTGGTACGCAGGGAAATATTGCCCCATCAGACTGACCCAGATTTTGTCCGAGACCTCATGGGCTAAAAATTCAAAGGTCTTCAAACTGCCGACAA
This sequence is a window from Candidatus Zixiibacteriota bacterium. Protein-coding genes within it:
- a CDS encoding dihydroorotate dehydrogenase electron transfer subunit, producing the protein MNQRKEEGLLLSVENLGERLFRLKIHSPSVSKKALPGNFCHLRVNESYSPLLRRAFSIHQVEKEKNNFELLFKVVGPGTQILSEKKPGEKIDLLGPLGNSFSLPAKDENAVLLAGGMGIAPLFYLINSLLTKKFNPEKITLFFGVKGKDECLLINEIVSTGIRLHLATEDGSSGYKGMITELFFQELQSRRIKAKRTKFFACGPNPMLKKVSEISRKFKLDCQICLENHMPCGIGACMGCVVKTSEGYKRVCKDGPV
- a CDS encoding TonB family protein — protein: MRKVIFICTLLLLFSFSCVYYNTFYHAEETYKKAEKSQKKAKREVASGTEVKDYQDAIKKASKVLTFNPKSKWVDDALFLIGKSYYNLGDYPKAERKFQELVSSFPKSNLVEESYYYLGLSRYKQGNKVEATEALISLLDNPKMKKRKSEVCFELGEIKFEEGEYAEAINFYKRMLEQYPKDELNPEAQFRIGQGYFELKDFTQAKESFSKVRKYGKQGDLLYQSIYWTGESAYSLKDYKEGLKIFLDLSREKKYTKYLPRIELKIADGYKLSDSLDQALKKYEEITLTFPRTEESAEAYYRAGLINLEEKRDLKKAQELFDKTKTDRPASPFARLSLEKSADISKLSSFQEQVTKEESLKVAEPFFHLAEFYLTEMNLPESALTEYQTVVDKYPESEYAPKSVYAVAWIYENIYQDSAKAKEYYHKIIEQYPNSDYSKNALAYLSLPEESLQVNLAEKEYAVAESLLFQERMVDSARVILQKIVSDYPQSRYACKAECALAWSLEQYQNPGDSSVALAYQAIIDKYPQTEYADFAKKRLGIKVVKAPLPPPQTTQPAPSDTTADSTKTTPVPSGIPKAPAPKVKGIFYYPQAQLETGIKGKVGLKIKIDFTGKVTDVAVVNSLNNQEIDDAAKDAALRTEFDPTLINPVQLNDWFLYEVEVVPPQQPQQ